From Sphingobacterium bambusae:
CTGTCCACATCTCCGGCGTCTACGCCGATTTCCCGACAAACAGCTCCTTCGACGCCACCATCATGTTGAATATCATGGATTCCTGGATGGGCAAAGACGTGTATTGGTCAAATGCCAGTTACCAAACCTATTGCTTGCTGGATGAAAAGGCCGTACCGACTGATGTCGAAGCTAAAGCCACCGCCTTGATCGACAAGTATATCCCAAAAGACAATCAATACTACACGAAGTTCTTTTTGCAACCTCTTGCGCAGGTTCACCTCTACTCGGCAGACCTCAAAGATACCGTGCTCAGCCGGCAAGGAAACATCGCGAGTGTGAAAATGGTCGTTCTTCTTGCCGCGCTGATCATCGTTATCGCCTGCATAAACTACATGAACCTCGCTACCGCACGTTCACAACGCCACGCTAAAGAAGTGGGCATAAACAAGGTGCTGGGAGCACGACCAAAACAGATCAAGGCACGCTTCTACTTGGAAACCGGATTCATCACCTTTTTTTCCATCTGCGCCGGCCTCCTCTTAGCGTTAGTCGTCGCGCCAATATTCAACACGTTGGTAGATTCCAATATGTCTGCGGCGCAGCTTTTAAGTAAAGAAAGTGTGGGGCTGTGCCTCGCTCTTTGGCTCATCACCACGCTGTTGGGAGGCACCTACCCGGCAACCTTGATGGCAAACATCCCCTCATTATCGTTGATGAAGAAGATTACATCGTCTAAAGGTATGCCCATTTTTCGTCAAGGACTGGTACTCTTCCAGTTTACCTGCTCCATCATCTTGATTATCGGCGTGATTATTATCTCCCTGCAGATGAAACATGTAGCCAATAAAGATCTAGGCTATCAACCGACAAACATTATGATTGTACCCATACGCTCTATACCGTCCATGGACAAATACAACAGCATCAAACAGGCTGTAGAAGGTCTAGCAGGCACCGTCAGCAGCGCCACGCTGCAATCTTTCCCCGGTTTTGGCGAAAGTGGAAAAAACATCCATCGACCTGGAGCGCTCCAAGAGGGGCTGCCCACCGCCACCTCTAGCAGCAATGGACCTGTCGTATCAACCTTAGGCTTGCACCTGCTTGCCGGAACCGATTTGCCGTTGCAATTGCATCCCAACGACACAACCTGTTATGTCCTGATCAACGAAGTTGTTTCTGCCTACCTAGGGTATACTGATCCAAACGATGCCGTCGGAAAAAACATCGGCACCGAGATGAGTGATCGCTCCATCATTAGCGGCGTGGTGCGTAACTTCAATTTTAATAGTCTAAAAGGTGAGATCGGTGGTTACGTTTACTCCCGCATGAATCGCCCTAGCGAAGGATATCGCTATTTGTTACTCCGCTATGATACCAATAAAAAAGAGGATTATGTGCTCCAAGTAAAACAGATCTTTGAAACGCAACTACCACAGGCTGCTTTTGACTATCAGTTTATGGACGACCATATCAAAAAGTATTACAGCGCGGAGAGCAGAACCAACAACATCATTACGACGGCATCCCTTCTGACCATTGTAGTCGCCTGCATAGGCCTGTTCGGGTTGGCCGCATTTACCGCTGAACAACGTCGAAAAGAAATCGGTGTGCGGAAAGTCCTTGGCGCGAGTATATACAAAATTGTGAAATTACTATCCGCACACTTTTTGTTGTTGATCCTTCTCTCATTAATCATCGCAAGCCCCATTGCCTGGTGGATATTCTCCGACTGGTTGCAGAATTTTAACGATAAAATTGCTATTCCTTGGTGGTCGTTTTTGACCGCAGGATTATTCGCTACGGGAATTGCCCTCATCACGATCGGCTTTCAGGCGCTGAAAGCAGCCAAAGCCAATCCGGTGGATAGCTTACGAAACGAATAAAAGAAACACACGAACGGCAACAGATTTAAACGAAAAAAGTATGATCTATCATTTAAAAATAGCGCTGCGTACTTTGATACAAGGAAAGCTATATACAGCCATCAGTATCTTGGGATTGGCATTAGGCATTTTCTGCTCCTTACTGGTATCCACGATCGTGTTGGATGAGTTTTCGTACGACAAAGACTGGAGCCGATCGGCAAATATTTTCAGGTTACTGTCCGTAATGGAACGCGGCACCGAAACAATCGACAAGACCGGGGCGGCTTATGCCGGACTGGCGCCCGAACTAAAGCGCACATTCCCCGAAGTGGAAGAATACAGCGAGCTCTATGTAAGCCCCATTGACATGAAATTGACGCCGGAAAGCAACCAGCATATCAATCTAAAGGCCTTGTATACGGACAGTGCCGTACAGCACCTGCTAGACATCGAACTGCTTCAACAGCAGGATCTGCAGCCCACCAAGCCTGTCCAGAAGATTATCATCTCCGAGCATGTCGCGAAGTCCTATTTTCCAAATACAGATCCGCTGGGCATGGAAATCTATGACCTGCCTCGATACGAATCGAAAGCCAACCGCTATCTGATCGCTGGCGTGATGAAAGACATGCCGGCAAACACACACCTCAGGGCGGATATCGTGATCCTGAAAGACCGAACAGAGAAAGCCCTTGAAAAGGCAGATCACGGCATGTATGTCCGGCATTACCTCTTGCTCAAATCAGGCACAGAACCGAAGGCTTTTGAACAAAAAGTAAACCGCTGGTACCGTGATTACGTGACGAGCAAAAACCCGACCCGCTATGAGCTGCAGCCGATCCAGGATGCGTACCTACGATCGGATTTCCCGGCCTACCAAGTGCATAAAGGAAACCTGCAGCAAAACTACATCTTCATAGCGGTGGCGGCCCTGCTCCTGCTGATTGCCTGTATCAATTTCGTCAACCTCAGTACCGCGCGAGCCAGCAGTAGGCTGAAAGAAACGGGCGTAAGAAAAG
This genomic window contains:
- a CDS encoding ABC transporter permease, which gives rise to MIKNYIKIAWRSILKNRFFSLLNVVGLAISLAAAILLVSYARQEWSYNRHFHNASNIHRVYLQANAEYNFEKWTNLPNAVGPFMLSDIPEVKSFARLVKLDFTGFASFQANDDTFIEKNIVLTDAAFFDLFDVEFLEGNRRSAFSQPGNVLISETQKRKIFGDSPALNQTMVINQRDTVHISGVYADFPTNSSFDATIMLNIMDSWMGKDVYWSNASYQTYCLLDEKAVPTDVEAKATALIDKYIPKDNQYYTKFFLQPLAQVHLYSADLKDTVLSRQGNIASVKMVVLLAALIIVIACINYMNLATARSQRHAKEVGINKVLGARPKQIKARFYLETGFITFFSICAGLLLALVVAPIFNTLVDSNMSAAQLLSKESVGLCLALWLITTLLGGTYPATLMANIPSLSLMKKITSSKGMPIFRQGLVLFQFTCSIILIIGVIIISLQMKHVANKDLGYQPTNIMIVPIRSIPSMDKYNSIKQAVEGLAGTVSSATLQSFPGFGESGKNIHRPGALQEGLPTATSSSNGPVVSTLGLHLLAGTDLPLQLHPNDTTCYVLINEVVSAYLGYTDPNDAVGKNIGTEMSDRSIISGVVRNFNFNSLKGEIGGYVYSRMNRPSEGYRYLLLRYDTNKKEDYVLQVKQIFETQLPQAAFDYQFMDDHIKKYYSAESRTNNIITTASLLTIVVACIGLFGLAAFTAEQRRKEIGVRKVLGASIYKIVKLLSAHFLLLILLSLIIASPIAWWIFSDWLQNFNDKIAIPWWSFLTAGLFATGIALITIGFQALKAAKANPVDSLRNE